The window CATTCATGAGGATTTTTGGTCCTCCTACGATTTTAATCAGTTGGCATAGAGGTGGAGATATTGGATACTTCGCACAAATACGAACTTTCACGTGGCCGTATAGTTGGAAAGGTTGGGCAGGGGGTATATTAATGGGGGCTGGAGGAGTCATGATAGCAGGCTCTTACTATTTCCCACCCATGCTTCCATATGGGGTGTGGGCCTTTGTAACAGGTGCGGGATTTTCTATAACAGATTTAATACAAGGTATTAATGAAGCTTTTCAGACGGGTTCTGACATAGGCGGCATGATAAACGATGTAAATAAAGAAGAGTGGGAGGAAATAGACGGATTGCGTTGATAGCTAATAATAAAAAGGAGAAATTTATGAACCTTAGTGAATCAGAAAAAGAGTTTTTAAAGAAACGCCCAAGTGCTATAAAAATATATGGAACATTAACTTTTTTGATCATCCTCTTTGGCGTCGTTTATTTTTACTTAATTTTTAATAAATTTATTCCAGCATATACAAAATTATTTGAGAAAGCTCCTCAGGTCAAGGAATTTATCGAGACAGGTATGATTAGCTTAGCACGTATGAACTTAATATGGATATCTATTTTATGCGGCGTTATAATTGGCAGTTTCTTCGCACAACTTAAAATGGATAAAATCCTTAGAAAAATCGTCAGCGATAAATAACAAATAACTAGACACGCTACCTTGCGATATTTGATGCACAACCGCCATTGTACCCCTGAGCAGTTAGTTTCCTATTAATAGAAATAGGGGGCGGGTTTTCACGTCGCAGAGCCGATACCTCTTAACGTTTGTTAAGCGAACTCGTAATACTTATTTCCGACGAGTTTTAAGCACAAAAAGCACTGAAACACGCCGATATAATTCTGAAACTGGCTTTTTAAGGACACTCTCCGACGAGACGTATTTAACATAATGACGGATTGTCGGACATAGATTTAAAAGTTGTGGCAAATAGTTAGCTGCGACTTGACGACGCTATAACTATATAACTAGAAACGCTTTCCAATTCAATCGGGAACTGCTCCCGCGCCACACAGGAAGGTGTGCTTCATAGCCAACCATTTCAGGGTCCTCCTCATCAAATAGCTTTAGTTTAGCAAATGATATTGCCATAAGGTATATACCATAAATATACCATAATTTCTTGACAACAGACCCCTCTTGTGCTATCCTAACAAGCCATAAAAATGATTAAGGATAATCTTAACAGCGTCTGTGAAAGAATCAAGCAAGCGGCTTTGCGTTCTGGCCGAAGAGCCGAGGATATCGTATTGGTTTGCGTTGTTAAAGAGGCGGATACGGAAGACGTGCGCGAAGCAGCCGCGAACGGCGTTACCGATATAGGCGAAAATACTGTCCAGGCCGCTTTATCAAAATATGAATCGCTCGGCGATGCGGCAAATCTGCGCTGGCACTTCATAGGCCATCTTCAGACAAATAAAGCAAAATCCGCCGTAAAGGTATTCGACCTCATCCATTCTGTAGACAGCGTTTATCTGGCAGAAGAGATACAGAAAGAAGCCCAGAAGATAGATAAGGTGCAGAGCATACTGTTACAGTTCAATGTATCCGGCGAAGAAACGAAATATGGCCTACGGCCGGAAGCCGCTAAAGATGTTTTGTTTGCAATCAGCGGCATGAAGAACATAGCGCTTGAGGGCTTGATGGCTATAGCGCCTTATTCCGAAGATGCGGAAAGTTCGAGGCGGTATTTTAAGCAGTTGAGGGGTCTCGGTGACGCGTTAGCCGGATTCAATTCCGAGAACATTTCTCTCAAGCACCTTTCAATGGGGATGTCCGGCGATTTTGAGGTCGCCATCGAAGAAGGCGCTGATATTGTACGAATCGGCTCAGCCATATTCTCCGCCAAAGGCGGAAAAGGAAAATGACATGGAAAGAGAAAGAAAGATAGGCATATTGGGTTGCGGCAATATGGGCGAGGCTATTGCCAAAGGCACTATATTTTCCGGCCTTGTAAATGCGGGGAGCCTTTATTTATATGATATTGACAAAGATAAAGCGAGGCATGTCGGCGAATGTCTGGATGCCAATATCTCAAATTCTTCTGAAGAGCTGTGCAATGAATGCAGTGTCATTGTCCTTGCGGTAAAACCGCAGGATGTGGAAGAGGTATTGAAAGAGGTCAACCACGCTATAAACCCTTCGAAGCTATTGGTGTCTATAGCAGCCGGTTTTACCATTAATAAGATAAAGAAATTTATTAACGATAAGGTGGGGGTTATCCGCGTTATGCCCAATATGGCTCTTTCTGTCAATGCCAGCGCCTCCGCCATATGCCGCGATGATTGCGTTACAACGGAAGATATGAAATTCGTCAAAACGCTTTTTACGGCTACAGGCGAAGTTGTAGAGGTAGAGGAAAAGTTTATGGACGCGGTTACGGCCATTTCAGGCAGCGGCCCCGCCTACTTTTTCTATCTGACAGAGATACTTGAGCGCTGCGCAATAGAGATGGGCATAGAGAAAGAGAAAGCGAAATTGCTCGCTGTTAAGACTGCGCTCGGGAGCGCACTTTTGCTTGCCGACAGCGATTCACAGGCGGAATCGCTTAGGAAGCGCGTTACCTCAAAAGGCGGGACTACCGAGGCGGCATTTAAATATTTCGCCGAAAAAGGCTTGGAAAATATACTTAAAGGCGGCATAGAAGCGGCGCGAAAACGCGCCAAGGAATTGAGTGAGGGCTGACAATGTTTATACTGGGAAATTTTTTTATAGCGGTTGCAAAGGTTTTGGACATAATAATTCCACTTGCCTACTGGCTTATCGTAATAAGGGCTGTTTTGAGCTGGTTTAGCCCTGATCCCTATAATTTCCTTGTGCAGCTTTTATACAAGACTACAGAACCGATTTTGACGCCGTTTCGGCGCATAATGCCTGCTTACAGTGTCGGGCTGGATATATCGCCTATTTTAGCTATTTTGGCTTTGGTATTTTTGCGATATTTTCTTGTGACGACGCTATATCAGCTTGGCCGGCATTTTGGTGGTATGTGAGAATAGAAATATAGGAGGCGAGGATGTCAAAAATAGGCATTATAGGCGGCAGCGGCTTATATGACATAGAAGGCATCAAAAATAAGAAGATGAAGAAGCTTTCCACGCCCTTCGGAGAGCCGTCAGATGAGTATATGCTGGGAGAATTAGAGGGAAAGGAAGTCGTCTTTCTGCCGAGGCATAATAGGAGCCATAGCGTGCTTCCCACCGATCTCAATTACCGCGCGAATATATATGGGATGAAGAAACTGGGCGTAGAAAGGATAATATCCATAAGCGCTGTCGGGAGCCTCAGGGAGAACCTGAAACCGCTTGATATGGTAGTGCCCGACCAGTTTGTGGACAGGACCAATCAGGCGAGGCGTTCTACCTTTTTTGGGGACGGAATAGTAGCCCATGTATCGTTCGCGGATCCCGTCTGCCGCAATTTATGCGATGTCGTGTATAACGCGGGAAAAAAATGCGGCGCCGCTGTACATAAGGGCGGCACTTATATCAATATGGAAGGCCCGCCGTTTTCTACCCGGGCAGAATCGATTCTCTATAGAAGTTGGGGTATGGATATAATAGGTATGACGAATATGGCCGAGGCCAAACTTGCCAGAGAAGCGGAGATGTGTTTCGCGACGCTTGCCATGGTAACGGATTATGATTGCTGGTACGCCAAAGGCCACGAAGACGTGAACATGGACATGGTAATAAATAATATGAAGAAGAACGTTGAGATGGCAAAGGCTATCATAAAAAAGATAGTGAGCGATATGCCGGAGGCCCGGGAGTGCGAATGCGGATCAAGCCTTAAACACGCCATAGTAACGCCTAATGATATAATTCCGGCCGATACGAAGGCGAAACTGGATATAATCATAGGGAAGTATATAAAATAAAAATATGGATTACAAAGATACCATAAATCTGCCGAATACGAATTTTCCAATGAAAGCGAATCTTCCGGGCCGCGAGCCCGAGATGCTGAAGGCCTGGGAGGATATGCGTATATACGGCCGCATTATGGAAAGAAGAAAGTCCGCCGGCAAAAAATATATCCTTCACGACGGCCCGCCTTACTCTAACGGCGATATACATATGGGCCATGCTCTAAATAAGATCCTGAAGGATATAGTCGTAAAATTTAATACGATGGCGGGATGTGAGGTGCCGTTTATCCCGGGCTGGGATTGTCACGGCCTTCCGGTAGAGCACCAGCTGATGAAGAACTTGAAGATAGAAAAGACTGACATGCCGCAGGTAGAGTTCCGCGAAAAGGCGCGCGATTTCGCGCTTAAATACGTTAATATTCAAAAAGAAGAGTTTAAACGGCTTGGCATATTTGGCGATTGGGAAAATCCTTATCTTACGCTGAATCCTAAATACGAAGCGGCCATAGTGAGGTCATTCGCGAAATTGGTAGAGAAAGGATATGTATATAAGGCATTAAAGCCGGTCAACTGGTGTTTTAAGTGCGAGACTGCCCTTGCCGAGGCGGAAGTGGAATACGAGTCGCACACATCAGTGTCAGTTTTTGTGAAGTTTAAACTTAAAGACGTTGATAAGTTTAAAAAGATGGCTGATAAAACTCCGGTCAACGAGATAAAGAAAGATATATACGTATTGATATGGACTACTACCCCGTGGACGCTCCTCGCCAATGTAGCGATCGCGCTTTCGTCGTCAATGAAGTATGTCCTTATACAAAGCGGAGATAGTTATCTTATACTCGCGGAAGAATTACTTGATGCGGTCAGCAAAAAAGCCGGCCTGCGCGATACTAAAGTGCTCGCTTCATTTTACGGAAAAGAGGCGGAGGGGCTCAGTTGCGCCCACCCGTTTATAGATAGAGATTCAAAAATAGTACTAGCAGATTACGTTTCACACGAAGAAGGCTCGGGCTGCGTACACACCGCTCCCGGACACGGCGCGGATGACTACGCGACCGGGAAAAAATATAACCTGCCTACTATCATGCCGGTAGATTCCAAGGGAAGGTTTGATGATACTGCCGGTGAGTTTGCGAAGATGCATGTCTTTTCAGCAAACGAAAAGATAATAGATAAATTAAAGAAGATAGGCGCACTGCTTTATACCGAGCCGATAAATCACACTTATCCCCATTGCTGGAGATGTAAGAACCCCATCATATTCAGAGCGACTGCGCAATATTTTATAAATGTGGATCACGAAGGGCTGCGAGAGAAATCAAGCGCGGATATTGAGAACAATGTAAAGTGGCTGCCGCCTGCCGGCAAAGAGAGGATATCGGCAATGGTAAAAGCGAGGCCTGATTGGTGCCTTTCGAGGCAAAGATTATGGGGCGTGCCGATCACAGCCTTTTATTGCGCTTCCTGCGAAGAGTTGATTTTAAATGAGTTGCTGATACGCCATGCAGCGGACATATTTGAGAAGGAAGGTTCCAATGCCTGGTTCGCCAAAGACGTCAAAGACCTTCTTCCTGAGGGCGTTTCGTGTAAAAAATGCGGGGGTACCACCTTTACAAAAGAGACGGATATATTGGACGTATGGTTCGAATCCGGCGTTAGCCATCAGGCTGTCCTGAAGCCGCGAAACGAATTTCCCTGCGATCTTTATCTTGAGGGAAGCGACCAACATCGCGGATGGTTTCAATCATCTCTCCTTTCCGCAATAGCCATAGATGGTGTACCGCCGTATAAAATGGTACTTACTCACGGTTTTGTCGTTGACGGCGAGGGGAAGAAGATGTCAAAGTCCCTCGGCAACGTAATATCCCCCGAAGAGGTGATGAAAAAATACGGCGCTGACATACTGCGTATATGGGTTGCCTCGTGCGATTATAGCGATGATGTCCGCCTGTCCGGCGTAATATTGGAGCGCCTGGCGGAGGCATATAGGAAGATAAGGAATACCTGCAGGTTTATATTGGGAAATCTAAGCGATTTTGATCCTGCAAAAGATGTCGTCTCGATAGAAAAATGGTCCGAGAACGACAAATGGGCGCTCGGGAGGACATTGTGGCTCTTGGAATCGGCCGAATACAATTTTAGGCAATTTACGTTTCATAAAGCGTTCAGCGCTATTTACAATTTCTGCGTAGTGGACATGTCATCCATATATCTTGATGTTTTGAAAGATACTTTATATACTGCGGGGAAGAATTCAATTAGAAGGCGCAGCGCCCAGAGCTGCCTTTTTGAAATAATAAATATCCTTACGAGGGTCATGGCGCCTATCCTGGCATATACTTCTGATGAAGTCTGGAGATGTATCCCACGCCATAAAGGGGAGGAAAGTATTCATCTTGAAGATTGGCCGGATCTCTTATCTCTGAAGACGGCGCTGAGTCGCCAATTCAGCGAAAAAGATATGAAATTATGGAATGAAAAATTACTGCCGTTAAGAGGAGGTGTTTTAAAAGAGCTTGAGGAAGCAAGGACTAAAGGCCTTATAGGCAGTTCCCTTGAGGCTAAGGTCATTTTGTATAGCAGTGAAAAAGACTGGCAAGAGCTTTTAGATGCGAAGAAACATATTCTTGCTCCGCTTTTTATAGTTTCTTCAGCTGAGATCTCAAAAGAATCCCCCGAATGCGGAAAGGCCGCCGAGGGTATTCCGGTAGATATTTCGGTTAAAGCGGCGGACGGCGAAAAATGCCAAAGATGCTGGAATTACTCCGCGACAGTCGGTTCGAGCAAGGAACATCTCACTCTTTGCGCCAAATGCATGGAGGCGGTGAATAGCCCGCTTCTAAATAAGAAAGGATAAGTTTGATGAAGAAGCCGGAAATGGAAAAATTTAAAAAGTTACTGCTCAAAAAAAGAGATGAGTTGATGGTAGATGTCAACCACATTACCGAAGACACCCGCAAAAACTCGCAAAAAGAAGCCTCGGGGGACCTCTCGGCTTACAGCCTGCATATGGCTGATATGGCATCCGATAATTATGACCGCGAGTTTTCTCTTAAGCTGGCCTCCGGCGAACGCAACACGCTCTTGGATATTGACGATGCCCTAAAGAGAATAAAGGATGAGAGTTACGGTACATGTATGTCGTGCGGCAAGAAGATTTCCAAAAAACGCCTTACGGCAGTTCCGCACGCAAAGCTTTGCATGGCATGCAAGCGGAAGGAAGAGGCGAAATAGTGAAGTTACGCGCCGCCTTAATAGCCGGCCTTTTGGTGGCAGTTGACCAACTGACTAAATTTTGGGCATCGATGCACTTGGAGTTGAATAATACCCGACCGCTTCTTAAAAACGTACTTCACCTTACTTTAGTGCGTAACAGCGGCGCCGCCTTCGGTTTTTTTAAAGAGAGGGCCGCTGTATTTATCTTCATCTCAGTTGTTGCTATACTTCTCATACTTTTTTATGCAAAAAGATTTGAGCGCAATTATCGTTTCGCGCGGACAGGGCTGCTTTTAATACTTGCAGGTACCATAGGGAATCTGATAGACAGAATCAGGTTCGGATATGTTGTCGATTTTATAGATTTGAGGATCTGGCCGGTCTTTAATTTTGCCGACATATTTATATCACTAGGCGGATTGCTCTTGATATGTCATATTCTGGTATTCGGCAGGGACAAGCAGCATATTAAACCCTAAAGGCTGTATGCACCCGATATTATTCCAAATAGGTAATTTTAAAATCTATTCCTACGGCGTAATGGTCGCCTTGGGGTTTTTGGCAGCGGTCTATCTGACGGCCGAAGAAGCAAAAAGAAGAGGTATAAAGCGGGAAAACATTTTAGATATATACCTTTACGCCATTATCTTTGGCATCATAGGCGCAAGAGCGCTCCATGTCATTTTAGAAATGGATTATTATTTCAAGTACCCGCTTGAAGTGATAATGATAAATCACGGAGGCCTCGCGTTTCAGGGCGGCCTGATTGCGGGTATTTCGGCGGCGTGCTTTGTTATATCAAGAAGACGCCTTCCTTTATTAAAGACGGCGGACATGATGGTGCCTTATGTTGCCCTGGCGCAGTCCATAGGCAGAATAGGATGCTTCCTAAACGGCTGTTGCTATGGGGTGGCCTCCGATTCTTTTTTTGCCGTAGCTTTTTCCGGCCAGGGCGAGTGCGAGCATCCGGTGCAGGTTTACCTTTCTGTGTGCTTTCTCGCCATATTTGTAATACTGAAAAAAATCTATGAAAATAACAAAATAGACGGCGTAGTTTTTGCGCTTTATCTGGCAATGTTTTCGATCGTAAGTTTCTTTGTGGATTTTTTAAGGGGCGATCTCGCCGTAGTATTTCTTAACTTCAGGGTATCGCAGATTATTTCGCTGGCGATATTAATCATTTCACTAATAATGCTGGTTTCTTTAAAATGGAAAACTATACGTTCGCGGTAGATCTTGGCGGCGCCGGCGCGAGACTGGATAAGTATCTGGTTGAACGCTTTCCGAAATTTATGTCCAGGACGCACATACAGCGGCTCATAACCGATAAAAAAGTCCTTGTAAACGGGAGTCCCAGGAATAACCATTACAAGTTGGAAAAAGGTGATTTTATAGAAGTGGAAGTGCCTAAAGCGCGGAAACTAGATATAAAAGCCGAAAATATCCCGCTCAAGATCATATATGAAGACGCGAGATTGATGGTCGTGGATAAGCCCGCGGGCATGGTGACCCATCCGGCGCCGGGAAATTATACGGGCACGCTGGTAAACGCGCTTTTGAATCATACTAAAAATCTTTCATTTTCATCGGAGATGAAGCCGGGCATCGTCCACAGGCTCGACAAGGATACGTCGGGGCTTATGATAGTGGCGAAAGACGAGTCGTCTCATGCGTTTTTAGCCAGACAATTCAATAAGCGTACCACCGATAAGAGGTATACGGCAGTTGTGGAAGGCGTGGTGGAGCTTGATAACGGCATAATATCTGAGCCGATAGGCCGCCACCCGCGCGACAGAAAAAAAATGTCCGTGAGATTATCGGAGTCGAGGCAGGCAGTTACGCGATACAAAGTTTTGGAGCGTTTTATGAATAGCAGCCTTTTAGAGGTGAGGCCAGAGACCGGCAGGACTCATCAGATACGCGTCCACATGGCATATATAGGCCATCCTATTATTGGCGATGCTACCTACGGCTCAAAAAAATCCGGCGATCTAATGGGCCGCCAGGCGCTTCACGCATCCAGCATATCGGTTTTTCATCCGGATACAAAGGAAGTAATGAAATTTGAGTCGAAGCTGCCTGAAGATATGAAAAAGTTGATTGTAAAATTAAGAATGAAGTAGTTGCTTTTTTAAAAACATATGGTATAATTATACAAATAACATTTTAAGGATGGCTCTTATGAATAAAGATATAAAGTCGTTAGGTGTCGTTGTGTTCGCGGCGGTATTTCTATTCAGCACTGTAGTCGCCTCGCTTTTGTTTATAGGCGAAAGAAATTCAAAGCTCTTTCTCCAGAATGAGTTGGCCGAGGTGATGAAGGCCAAGAAGAAATTATCGTTTGAACTTGATGAGGTAAAAGTCATAAAAAGCGATCTGGAGCTTAAGCTAAGCGCCCTTGAGGCGCAGGCCAAGATGCTCGGAGATAGTTACGAGAAGGAAAAAGCGCAAGGCGAAACCATCAAGCGCGAACTCAGTAAAAAGGACAGCGAAATTGCCGGCATAAAAAACCAGCTGGATAGCGCTAAGAATGAAAAAGAGAACCTTCAATCAACGCTCGATGAAGAAAAGCTTAAATATAGCCAATTGAGAGAACGAGTTGACAAGCTTGTAGCAGTCAAAGATGAACTTGAGAATAAAATAAAGGAGATTGTAGGCAAACAGGGTGTCGAACTTGAGCGCATTGTGGTGAAAGAAGAAGGCGAGCTTGAAGGGAAGGTCCTCGTAGTAAATAAGGAATACAATTTCATAGTTACGAACGCCGGGTCTGACGACGATATAATCTTAGGTGATATTATCACGGTCTTTAGGGACGGCAAGTATGTGGGGGAAGCTCAGGTAGAGAAGATATACGATACTATGTCCGCCGCGACCATAGTGAAAGAGACGAAACCCGGGGCTATTCAGGTGAATGACAAGGTGGTGGTAAGGCCGAAATAAAATTTTCTCGAATAGTATTTTTATTGTGGGCCGGGTTAAATAGCCCGGCCCGTTTAGTTTGCATAAGGTGTAATGTGGCATGAAAAAGAATTCGGAAAAAATAAGACCTGCAAAAAGAATAGAGGGCGAGATACGCGTCCCCGGTGATAAGTCTATATCTCACAGGGCCGTAATGCTCAATGCTATAAGTAAAGGCGAGAGCGTGATAAAGAACTTTCTTATGGCAGGGGATTGCATAGCCACCATAAACGCCTTTAAGGAAATGGGCGTCTCTATAGATACAGGCGATGTGGTCAGAGTAAAAGGTGTAGGGCTAAGGGGGCTAAGGCAACCCAAGAAAGAACTTTACCTTGGTAATTCAGGGACATCAATGCGCCTTTTGCTTGGCATACTTGCGGGGCAAAATTTCGAGGCGGTGCTATCCGGAGAC of the Candidatus Omnitrophota bacterium genome contains:
- the mtnP gene encoding S-methyl-5'-thioadenosine phosphorylase yields the protein MSKIGIIGGSGLYDIEGIKNKKMKKLSTPFGEPSDEYMLGELEGKEVVFLPRHNRSHSVLPTDLNYRANIYGMKKLGVERIISISAVGSLRENLKPLDMVVPDQFVDRTNQARRSTFFGDGIVAHVSFADPVCRNLCDVVYNAGKKCGAAVHKGGTYINMEGPPFSTRAESILYRSWGMDIIGMTNMAEAKLAREAEMCFATLAMVTDYDCWYAKGHEDVNMDMVINNMKKNVEMAKAIIKKIVSDMPEARECECGSSLKHAIVTPNDIIPADTKAKLDIIIGKYIK
- a CDS encoding RluA family pseudouridine synthase — protein: MENYTFAVDLGGAGARLDKYLVERFPKFMSRTHIQRLITDKKVLVNGSPRNNHYKLEKGDFIEVEVPKARKLDIKAENIPLKIIYEDARLMVVDKPAGMVTHPAPGNYTGTLVNALLNHTKNLSFSSEMKPGIVHRLDKDTSGLMIVAKDESSHAFLARQFNKRTTDKRYTAVVEGVVELDNGIISEPIGRHPRDRKKMSVRLSESRQAVTRYKVLERFMNSSLLEVRPETGRTHQIRVHMAYIGHPIIGDATYGSKKSGDLMGRQALHASSISVFHPDTKEVMKFESKLPEDMKKLIVKLRMK
- a CDS encoding YggS family pyridoxal phosphate-dependent enzyme: MIKDNLNSVCERIKQAALRSGRRAEDIVLVCVVKEADTEDVREAAANGVTDIGENTVQAALSKYESLGDAANLRWHFIGHLQTNKAKSAVKVFDLIHSVDSVYLAEEIQKEAQKIDKVQSILLQFNVSGEETKYGLRPEAAKDVLFAISGMKNIALEGLMAIAPYSEDAESSRRYFKQLRGLGDALAGFNSENISLKHLSMGMSGDFEVAIEEGADIVRIGSAIFSAKGGKGK
- the lspA gene encoding signal peptidase II, producing MKLRAALIAGLLVAVDQLTKFWASMHLELNNTRPLLKNVLHLTLVRNSGAAFGFFKERAAVFIFISVVAILLILFYAKRFERNYRFARTGLLLILAGTIGNLIDRIRFGYVVDFIDLRIWPVFNFADIFISLGGLLLICHILVFGRDKQHIKP
- a CDS encoding YggT family protein — protein: MFILGNFFIAVAKVLDIIIPLAYWLIVIRAVLSWFSPDPYNFLVQLLYKTTEPILTPFRRIMPAYSVGLDISPILAILALVFLRYFLVTTLYQLGRHFGGM
- a CDS encoding TraR/DksA C4-type zinc finger protein; amino-acid sequence: MKKPEMEKFKKLLLKKRDELMVDVNHITEDTRKNSQKEASGDLSAYSLHMADMASDNYDREFSLKLASGERNTLLDIDDALKRIKDESYGTCMSCGKKISKKRLTAVPHAKLCMACKRKEEAK
- the ileS gene encoding isoleucine--tRNA ligase, which gives rise to MDYKDTINLPNTNFPMKANLPGREPEMLKAWEDMRIYGRIMERRKSAGKKYILHDGPPYSNGDIHMGHALNKILKDIVVKFNTMAGCEVPFIPGWDCHGLPVEHQLMKNLKIEKTDMPQVEFREKARDFALKYVNIQKEEFKRLGIFGDWENPYLTLNPKYEAAIVRSFAKLVEKGYVYKALKPVNWCFKCETALAEAEVEYESHTSVSVFVKFKLKDVDKFKKMADKTPVNEIKKDIYVLIWTTTPWTLLANVAIALSSSMKYVLIQSGDSYLILAEELLDAVSKKAGLRDTKVLASFYGKEAEGLSCAHPFIDRDSKIVLADYVSHEEGSGCVHTAPGHGADDYATGKKYNLPTIMPVDSKGRFDDTAGEFAKMHVFSANEKIIDKLKKIGALLYTEPINHTYPHCWRCKNPIIFRATAQYFINVDHEGLREKSSADIENNVKWLPPAGKERISAMVKARPDWCLSRQRLWGVPITAFYCASCEELILNELLIRHAADIFEKEGSNAWFAKDVKDLLPEGVSCKKCGGTTFTKETDILDVWFESGVSHQAVLKPRNEFPCDLYLEGSDQHRGWFQSSLLSAIAIDGVPPYKMVLTHGFVVDGEGKKMSKSLGNVISPEEVMKKYGADILRIWVASCDYSDDVRLSGVILERLAEAYRKIRNTCRFILGNLSDFDPAKDVVSIEKWSENDKWALGRTLWLLESAEYNFRQFTFHKAFSAIYNFCVVDMSSIYLDVLKDTLYTAGKNSIRRRSAQSCLFEIINILTRVMAPILAYTSDEVWRCIPRHKGEESIHLEDWPDLLSLKTALSRQFSEKDMKLWNEKLLPLRGGVLKELEEARTKGLIGSSLEAKVILYSSEKDWQELLDAKKHILAPLFIVSSAEISKESPECGKAAEGIPVDISVKAADGEKCQRCWNYSATVGSSKEHLTLCAKCMEAVNSPLLNKKG
- a CDS encoding pyrroline-5-carboxylate reductase codes for the protein MERERKIGILGCGNMGEAIAKGTIFSGLVNAGSLYLYDIDKDKARHVGECLDANISNSSEELCNECSVIVLAVKPQDVEEVLKEVNHAINPSKLLVSIAAGFTINKIKKFINDKVGVIRVMPNMALSVNASASAICRDDCVTTEDMKFVKTLFTATGEVVEVEEKFMDAVTAISGSGPAYFFYLTEILERCAIEMGIEKEKAKLLAVKTALGSALLLADSDSQAESLRKRVTSKGGTTEAAFKYFAEKGLENILKGGIEAARKRAKELSEG
- a CDS encoding prolipoprotein diacylglyceryl transferase, encoding MHPILFQIGNFKIYSYGVMVALGFLAAVYLTAEEAKRRGIKRENILDIYLYAIIFGIIGARALHVILEMDYYFKYPLEVIMINHGGLAFQGGLIAGISAACFVISRRRLPLLKTADMMVPYVALAQSIGRIGCFLNGCCYGVASDSFFAVAFSGQGECEHPVQVYLSVCFLAIFVILKKIYENNKIDGVVFALYLAMFSIVSFFVDFLRGDLAVVFLNFRVSQIISLAILIISLIMLVSLKWKTIRSR